The Pseudomonadota bacterium genome includes a region encoding these proteins:
- the rplR gene encoding 50S ribosomal protein L18 has translation MDKKTSRLRRARRARAKIKELVVHRLCVYRTPRHIYAQLIAPNGAEVVASASTLDKTLREAVPFGGNIAAAQVVGKAVAERARAKGVERAAFDRAGFKYHGRIKALADAAREHGLQV, from the coding sequence TGCGTCGGGCACGGCGGGCGCGCGCCAAGATCAAAGAGCTCGTGGTCCATCGCCTGTGCGTCTACCGCACGCCGCGGCATATCTATGCGCAGCTCATTGCACCCAATGGGGCCGAGGTGGTGGCGAGCGCATCGACGCTCGACAAGACCCTGCGCGAGGCCGTCCCATTCGGCGGCAACATCGCGGCGGCCCAGGTCGTCGGCAAGGCCGTGGCCGAGCGGGCCCGGGCCAAGGGTGTCGAGCGGGCGGCATTCGACCGAGCGGGTTTCAAGTATCACGGCCGAATCAAGGCGCTCGCGGATGCGGCACGCGAGCACGGTTTACAGGTCTAG
- the rpsE gene encoding 30S ribosomal protein S5, whose amino-acid sequence MAGNNPSDPGDGLLEKLVHVARVAKVVKGGRIFGFAALTVVGDGAGRVGFGRGKAREVPVAIQKAMEKARANMRRIALNNTTVQHAVTVRHGAAKVYFQPASEGTGIIAGGAMRAVFEVAGVKDVVGKCIGTTNKVNVVRATVQGLSDLRDPRWYAAKRGKSVEEIL is encoded by the coding sequence ATGGCGGGAAACAACCCATCCGATCCCGGCGACGGGTTACTGGAAAAGCTGGTGCACGTGGCGCGGGTGGCCAAGGTCGTCAAGGGCGGACGGATCTTCGGCTTCGCGGCACTGACGGTCGTGGGTGACGGCGCAGGAAGAGTGGGTTTCGGGCGCGGCAAGGCGCGTGAGGTGCCGGTGGCGATCCAGAAGGCCATGGAGAAGGCGCGCGCCAATATGCGCCGCATCGCTTTGAACAACACCACCGTTCAGCATGCGGTGACGGTCCGGCATGGCGCCGCCAAGGTCTATTTTCAGCCGGCCTCGGAAGGCACCGGCATCATCGCCGGTGGCGCGATGCGCGCGGTATTCGAGGTTGCGGGGGTCAAGGACGTGGTGGGGAAGTGCATCGGCACCACCAACAAGGTCAACGTGGTGCGGGCCACCGTGCAGGGTTTGAGCGATCTCAGGGACCCCCGCTGGTACGCGGCGAAGCGCGGCAAGTCGGTGGAAGAGATCCTATGA
- the rpmD gene encoding 50S ribosomal protein L30, producing the protein MSEHRDPAAPGRLCITLRRSTIGRLRAHKACVTGLGLRRIGHSRVLLDTPEVRGMIRRVAYLLEIEEV; encoded by the coding sequence ATGAGCGAGCACCGTGATCCAGCCGCGCCCGGGCGGCTCTGCATCACGCTCCGGCGGAGCACCATCGGGCGTCTCCGGGCCCACAAGGCCTGTGTCACCGGCCTCGGGCTGCGTCGCATCGGCCACAGTCGGGTGCTCCTCGACACACCGGAGGTCCGCGGCATGATCCGGCGGGTGGCCTACCTCTTGGAGATCGAAGAGGTCTGA